A genomic window from Triticum urartu cultivar G1812 chromosome 7, Tu2.1, whole genome shotgun sequence includes:
- the LOC125523147 gene encoding uncharacterized protein LOC125523147 — MPAASFLLGSGKFRAETPPFPYGLPPCTMRRCAWPRLLQLVHLKSRPWMPKLPCFLPELQVPALLTLLTRRRREHALPLSAPPACHLTGERRYAPRSARSHRFPPTPSSGPPAVVSCVAMDVPLFMFFRNEQQQLARSSPLTAAARGLRALGSLLPPRPSAPPDPAQRHLRLIWPKVNRSPMPSSVPTWAWPDSTTATVLCSPDLFRYG; from the exons ATGCCTGCTGCCTCCTTCCTGCTCGGATCCGGGAAGTTCCGAGCCGAGACGCCACCATTCCCCTACGGCCTCCCTCCCTGCACCATGCGTCGATGTGCCTGGCCTCGTCTTCTCCAGTTAGTGCACCTCAAGAGCCGACCATGGATGCCCAAATTACCATGTTTCCTCCCCGAGCTCCAAGTCCCCGCACTGCTGACCCTGCTGACGCGTCGCCGTCG AGAACATGCGCTGCCTCTTTCAGCTCCGCCCGCATGCCACCTCACCGGAGAACGCCGTTACGCGCCTCGATCCGCCCGTTCCCACCGGTTCCCACCGACCCCGTCGTCGGGACCCCCGGCTGTCGTCTCCTGCGTCGCCATGGACGTGCCACTGTTTATGTTCTTCAGAAACGAGCAGCAGCAGCTCGCCCGCTCATCCCCGTTGACCGCGGCCGCGCGTGGCCTCCGCGCCTTGGGCAGCCTTCTGCCGCCAAGGCCCAGTGCACCTCCAGATCCAGCCCAGCGCCACCTCAGGCTGATTTGGCCCAAGGTGAACAGATCCCCAATGCCCTCCTCTGTTCCTACTTGGGCTTGGCCCGATTCTACTACTGCTACTGTCCTGTGCAGCCCAGATCTGTTCAGATACGGCTAA